AGAAGTCAGGAGCAACCCCCAAACGCTCGGCACGGGTACGGACAACCGTCATCGCCGCCTGAATCGATTCCTGCATCACATCCCCGAGCGAACCGGTATATGTCAGCTTGCCTTTACCCGGCATCGACTCGGTCTCGATGGTCAGCAGATCACCACCAACTTCGGTCCATGCAAGGCCGGTAACCTGACCGATACGATTGTTCTCTTCCGCCTTACCGTAGTCAAAGCGCTGAACCCCCAGGTACTGTTTCAGGTTGTCCTGAGTGATAACCACTTTCTTGGTCTCTGGGTTGAGCAGGATTTCTTTCACTGCCTTGCGGCACAGCTTGGAGACTTCACGCTCTAGGCTACGTACGCCCGCCTCGCGGGTGTAGTAGCGGATAATCCCGATCAGCGCCGAGTCATCAACATCGATCTCGTTAGGCTTGAGGCCATTGCGCTTGATTTGCTTCTCTAGCAGGTGACGCTTGGCAATGTTGAGCTTCTCGTCTTCGGTGTAACCAGACAGACGGATCACTTCCATACGGTCAAGTAGCGGCCCTGGGATGTTCATTGAGTTCGACGTCGCGACAAACATCACATCAGACAGATCGTAGTCCACCTCGAGGTAGTGATCGTTGAAGGCATTGTTCTGCTCCGGATCCAGCACTTCCAATAGTGCCGAAGCCGGGTCGCCACGCATATCCGATGACATCTTGTCGATTTCATCGAGCAGGAACAGCGGGTTCTTCACTTCAACCTTGGACATTTTCTGGATCAGTTTGCCCGGCATCGAGCCGATATAGGTACGGCGGTGACCACGGATTTCCGCTTCGTCACGCACCCCACCCAACGCCATGCGAACGTATTTACGGCCAGTAGCAGCTGCAATTGACTGGCCCAGGGAGGTCTTACCTACACCAGGAGGACCCACCAGACACAGGATAGGGCCTTTAAGTTTATTGATTCGGCTCTGTACCGCCAAGTACTCAAGGATGCGCTCCTTGACACGCTCAAGGCCATAGTGGTCGGCATTGAGCACTTCTTCGGCCTTGGCCAGGTTCTTCTTGACCTTAGAGCGCTTGTGCCATGGCACACTCAGCATCCAATCGATATAGCCGCGCACCACCGTTGCCTCAGCGGACATCGGTGACATCATCTTGAGCTTCTGCAGTTCTTGCTCTGTCTTGTCACGCGCCTCTTTCGGCATCTTCGACTCTTCGATCTTCATCTTCAAAGACTCGAACTCATCCGGCGCATCATCCAGCTCACCCAGCTCTTTCTGGATCGCCTTCATCTGCTCGTTGAGGTAGTACTCGCGCTGGCTCTTTTCCATCTGCTTCTTGACGCGGCCACGGATGCGTTTTTCCACCTGCAGCAAGTCAATTTCAGACTCCATCATTGCCATCAAGAACTCAAGGCGTTCGACAACATCGATGATTTCCAGCACTTTCTGCTTATCCGCCAGCTTCAGCGGCATATGGGCAGCAATGGTATCAGCCAGGCGCGCGGCCTCATCAATACCGTTGAGAGACGTCAAGACTTCCGGCGGGATCTTCTTGTTGAGCTTGATAAAACCTTCGAACTGATTGATCGCCGTGCGAACCAGGACTTCCTGCTCACGCTCGTCCATCTCCTCAGTGACCAGGAACTCAGCTTCGGCCGTGAAGAACTCAT
This Photobacterium gaetbulicola Gung47 DNA region includes the following protein-coding sequences:
- a CDS encoding putative ATP-dependent protease LA (COG0466), encoding MNLERSERLEIPVLPLRDVVVYPHMVIPLFVGRDKSIRCLEAAMDDNKQILLVAQKEAATDEPSISDLYDVGTVATILQLLKLPDGTVKVLVEGQQRAKVENLRDDEFFTAEAEFLVTEEMDEREQEVLVRTAINQFEGFIKLNKKIPPEVLTSLNGIDEAARLADTIAAHMPLKLADKQKVLEIIDVVERLEFLMAMMESEIDLLQVEKRIRGRVKKQMEKSQREYYLNEQMKAIQKELGELDDAPDEFESLKMKIEESKMPKEARDKTEQELQKLKMMSPMSAEATVVRGYIDWMLSVPWHKRSKVKKNLAKAEEVLNADHYGLERVKERILEYLAVQSRINKLKGPILCLVGPPGVGKTSLGQSIAAATGRKYVRMALGGVRDEAEIRGHRRTYIGSMPGKLIQKMSKVEVKNPLFLLDEIDKMSSDMRGDPASALLEVLDPEQNNAFNDHYLEVDYDLSDVMFVATSNSMNIPGPLLDRMEVIRLSGYTEDEKLNIAKRHLLEKQIKRNGLKPNEIDVDDSALIGIIRYYTREAGVRSLEREVSKLCRKAVKEILLNPETKKVVITQDNLKQYLGVQRFDYGKAEENNRIGQVTGLAWTEVGGDLLTIETESMPGKGKLTYTGSLGDVMQESIQAAMTVVRTRAERLGVAPDFYEKRDIHVHVPEGATPKDGPSAGIAMCTALVSSLTGNPVRGDVAMTGEITLRGEVLPIGGLKEKLLAAHRGGIKTVLIPKENERDLEEIPDNVIADLEVRPVRWIDEVLTVALQNNPTGIELVNAQNSDVQQS